Proteins co-encoded in one Actinoallomurus bryophytorum genomic window:
- a CDS encoding MFS transporter — translation MSETQTVAVPPARGAAQAVRRPRQGLSLLVIATAQLMVVLDATVTNVALPRIQEALRFSAANLSWVVNAYALAFGGLLLLGGRAGDLLGRRRMFVVGLLVFSAASLAGGFATSTGWLLAARAVQGAGGAIVAPAALSLIVTTFPEGRPRARAMGVYSAMSVAGGALGLVAGGLLVNYASWRWVLFVNVPFGVAAALAAPLVLAGAPRMAGRLDIPGALTGTAGVAALVYGLSGAATGPDGVSHWGDAKVVVSLAAGVVLLAAFGLVEARSRHALLPGRLLRDRARLGANLIMLGVGTVLFGVFFFLTLFAQEVWGYSAIRTGVAFLPLTGAVLAGSVVASTLLPRVGARPLLLAGTAGCAGGLFWLSLMTENAGYAGGLLGPILVTAAGLGLLFVPLPLVALAGVADSDSGVAASLLNATRQIGGAVGLAMLSTVAWTVTAGSTRAHGDHRHALVAGFDRAFAVAAGIAVLTLLVTIATIRKERR, via the coding sequence ATGTCCGAAACTCAAACGGTGGCCGTGCCGCCTGCGCGGGGCGCCGCGCAGGCCGTCCGCCGCCCCCGGCAGGGCCTGTCGCTGCTGGTCATCGCCACCGCCCAGCTGATGGTGGTGCTCGACGCGACCGTGACGAACGTCGCCCTGCCCCGCATCCAGGAGGCGCTGCGTTTCTCCGCGGCGAACCTGTCCTGGGTGGTCAACGCCTACGCGCTGGCGTTCGGCGGACTGCTGCTACTCGGCGGCAGGGCCGGCGACCTGCTGGGCCGCCGCCGGATGTTCGTCGTCGGCCTGCTGGTGTTCTCCGCCGCGTCGCTGGCGGGCGGGTTCGCCACCTCCACGGGCTGGCTGCTGGCGGCCCGCGCCGTGCAGGGCGCCGGCGGCGCGATCGTCGCGCCGGCCGCACTGTCGCTGATCGTCACCACCTTCCCGGAAGGCAGGCCGCGCGCCCGTGCCATGGGCGTGTACTCCGCGATGAGTGTGGCGGGCGGCGCGCTCGGGCTGGTGGCCGGCGGGCTGCTGGTCAACTACGCGTCCTGGCGGTGGGTGCTGTTCGTCAACGTGCCCTTCGGGGTCGCCGCGGCCCTGGCCGCTCCCCTGGTGCTGGCCGGGGCACCGCGGATGGCCGGCCGTCTCGACATCCCGGGGGCACTGACCGGGACGGCCGGGGTCGCCGCGCTCGTCTACGGCCTGTCCGGTGCGGCGACCGGCCCGGACGGCGTGTCCCACTGGGGCGACGCCAAGGTGGTCGTCTCGCTGGCGGCCGGCGTGGTGCTCCTCGCCGCCTTCGGCCTCGTCGAGGCGCGGAGCCGGCATGCGCTGCTGCCCGGCAGGCTGCTGCGCGACCGCGCCCGGCTCGGGGCGAACCTCATCATGCTCGGCGTGGGCACCGTCCTGTTCGGCGTGTTCTTCTTCCTCACCCTCTTCGCGCAGGAGGTCTGGGGGTATTCCGCCATCCGGACCGGGGTGGCGTTCCTGCCGCTGACCGGCGCGGTGCTGGCCGGTTCCGTCGTCGCCTCCACGCTGTTGCCGCGGGTCGGCGCCCGCCCGCTGCTGCTGGCCGGCACCGCCGGCTGTGCCGGCGGCCTGTTCTGGCTGTCGCTGATGACCGAGAACGCCGGCTACGCGGGCGGACTGCTCGGCCCGATCCTGGTCACCGCGGCCGGGCTGGGCCTGCTGTTCGTGCCACTGCCACTGGTCGCGCTGGCCGGCGTCGCCGACTCGGACTCCGGCGTGGCCGCCAGCCTGCTCAACGCCACCCGGCAGATCGGCGGCGCCGTCGGGCTCGCCATGCTGAGCACCGTCGCCTGGACCGTGACCGCCGGCTCCACCCGCGCCCACGGCGACCACCGGCACGCGCTGGTCGCCGGCTTCGACCGGGCCTTCGCCGTCGCCGCCGGGATCGCGGTGCTCACCCTACTCGTCACGATCGCCACGATCCGGAAAGAAAGGCGCTGA
- a CDS encoding MFS transporter, which translates to MYVADSRGATAARDALRPGPRRTAAIAPTVFALGAVSLITDISSEMITAVLPLYLVAGLGLSPLGFGLLDGVYNGFSAVVRLVGGHLADRRGRHKSVAVVGYGLSAVCKPLLLLVHTLPLIGAVLAVDRTGKGLRTAPRDAMISLASAPATHGRAFGVHRAMDTAGALLGPLVAFVILRQAAEGYDAVFTVSTCVAVMGVLVLLLFVPGRQATARGAATTGDRASLRAALALLKRRDLRRLAICALLLGLATVSDSFVYLVLQHRFDVPVQWFALLPLGTAAAFLTLTVPLGRLADRLGRWRVFLGGHVALLAAYGLLLTPWHFGALPYAVLALHGTFYAATDGVLMAAASATVPAALRSSGLALVQTGQAAARFACSLAFGAAWTAWGDHTALTATAIALMVCVGATAWLRPVEAAV; encoded by the coding sequence ATGTACGTCGCGGACAGCCGCGGCGCCACCGCGGCCCGGGACGCGCTGCGTCCCGGGCCCCGGCGGACCGCCGCCATCGCCCCCACCGTCTTCGCGCTCGGCGCCGTCAGCCTGATCACCGACATCTCCTCGGAGATGATCACCGCGGTCCTCCCCCTCTACCTCGTCGCCGGGCTCGGGCTGTCGCCGCTCGGCTTCGGCCTGCTGGACGGCGTCTACAACGGCTTCAGCGCCGTCGTGCGGCTCGTGGGCGGCCACCTCGCCGACCGCCGGGGACGGCACAAGTCCGTCGCGGTGGTCGGGTACGGCCTCTCGGCGGTGTGCAAGCCGCTGCTGCTGCTCGTGCACACTCTCCCGCTGATCGGCGCGGTGCTGGCCGTCGACCGTACGGGCAAGGGCCTGCGCACGGCGCCGAGAGACGCCATGATCTCGCTCGCGTCGGCGCCCGCGACGCACGGCCGCGCGTTCGGCGTGCACCGGGCGATGGACACCGCGGGCGCGCTGCTCGGGCCGCTCGTCGCGTTCGTGATCCTGCGGCAGGCCGCCGAGGGGTACGACGCGGTCTTCACGGTGAGCACGTGCGTGGCGGTGATGGGCGTCCTGGTGCTCCTGCTCTTCGTCCCCGGACGCCAGGCCACCGCGCGCGGCGCCGCCACGACCGGGGACCGTGCCTCGTTGCGAGCCGCCCTCGCCCTGCTGAAGCGACGTGACCTGCGACGCCTCGCGATCTGCGCGCTGCTGCTCGGGCTTGCCACGGTCAGCGACTCCTTCGTCTACCTGGTGCTCCAGCACCGGTTCGACGTCCCGGTCCAGTGGTTCGCGCTGCTGCCGCTCGGGACCGCCGCCGCGTTCCTGACGCTCACCGTGCCGCTGGGCCGCCTCGCCGACCGGCTGGGCCGCTGGCGGGTCTTCCTCGGAGGGCACGTCGCCCTGCTCGCCGCGTACGGGCTGCTGCTGACGCCCTGGCACTTCGGCGCGCTGCCGTACGCCGTGCTGGCCTTGCACGGCACCTTCTACGCGGCCACCGACGGGGTACTCATGGCCGCGGCGTCCGCGACCGTGCCGGCCGCCCTGCGCTCGAGCGGTCTCGCGCTCGTCCAGACCGGCCAGGCCGCCGCGCGCTTCGCCTGCTCACTCGCCTTCGGCGCCGCCTGGACGGCGTGGGGCGACCACACCGCGCTGACCGCGACCGCGATCGCACTCATGGTCTGCGTCGGCGCCACCGCCTGGCTGCGTCCTGTGGAGGCCGCCGTATGA
- a CDS encoding FAD-binding oxidoreductase: protein MKQTSPSRSVLGRLPGEVLAPGTVGYAEAAATLFAAGTPDLVVRPRDAAGVAAAVRHATAAGLAVTVRSGGHSMAGLSTHTDGMVIDLRNLHDVQVLDRARRRVRIGAGATWGSVAAALAWYGLGLTAGDTREVGVGGLTLGGGIGWLVRRHGLAIDSLTAVDLVTADGEPLHADAEQHGDLFWALRGGGGNFGVVTSFEFTAQPVTTVHFGTIAYRSADLTRLMAGWRELTQASDENLTTILNLMPGVPGPSTATLQCCHAGADPDAAAAALRPFRALAPVSADTVRAMPYADVLEACPALPPGARMEMRNALVPALDDAMTRAIADLHADGAAIGLRGLGGAVARVAPDATAYAHRDAEALVVAGAMLPPGTPPRLAAAPLARWSAVADQARGAYVNFLGTATDADVASVYPPATYRRLAGVKRRYDPGNVFRRTHNIRPERG, encoded by the coding sequence ATGAAACAGACATCACCGTCCAGATCCGTCCTCGGCCGCCTGCCCGGCGAGGTGCTGGCGCCCGGCACCGTCGGCTACGCCGAAGCCGCGGCCACCCTGTTCGCGGCGGGAACACCCGACCTGGTGGTCCGCCCACGCGACGCGGCCGGGGTGGCCGCCGCCGTGCGCCACGCCACCGCCGCCGGCCTGGCGGTCACCGTGCGGTCCGGCGGGCACAGCATGGCCGGGCTCAGCACGCACACCGACGGCATGGTCATCGACCTGCGGAACCTGCACGACGTCCAGGTGCTGGACCGGGCACGCCGACGGGTCCGCATCGGGGCGGGCGCGACCTGGGGCTCGGTGGCCGCCGCGCTGGCGTGGTACGGGCTGGGCCTGACCGCCGGCGACACCCGGGAGGTCGGCGTGGGCGGGCTCACCCTCGGCGGCGGGATCGGCTGGCTGGTGCGCCGCCACGGACTTGCCATCGACAGCCTGACCGCCGTGGATCTGGTCACCGCGGACGGGGAGCCGCTCCACGCCGACGCCGAACAGCACGGCGACCTGTTCTGGGCGCTGCGCGGAGGAGGCGGCAACTTCGGCGTGGTGACCTCCTTCGAGTTCACCGCCCAGCCGGTCACCACCGTGCACTTCGGGACGATCGCCTACCGCTCCGCCGACCTGACGCGGCTCATGGCCGGCTGGCGGGAGCTCACCCAGGCGAGCGACGAGAACCTGACCACCATTCTCAACCTGATGCCGGGGGTACCCGGCCCGTCCACGGCCACGCTGCAGTGCTGCCACGCCGGCGCCGACCCTGACGCCGCCGCGGCGGCGCTGCGCCCGTTCCGCGCGCTCGCCCCGGTGAGCGCCGACACCGTACGCGCGATGCCGTACGCCGATGTCCTGGAGGCCTGCCCCGCTCTGCCGCCCGGGGCGCGGATGGAGATGCGCAACGCCCTCGTCCCGGCCCTGGACGACGCGATGACCCGCGCCATCGCGGACCTGCACGCCGACGGCGCGGCGATCGGGCTGCGCGGGCTGGGCGGCGCGGTCGCCCGCGTCGCACCGGACGCCACCGCCTACGCCCACCGCGACGCGGAGGCGCTGGTCGTGGCCGGCGCGATGCTGCCGCCCGGTACGCCGCCACGGCTCGCCGCCGCGCCGCTCGCCCGGTGGTCCGCGGTCGCGGACCAGGCCCGCGGCGCCTACGTCAACTTCCTCGGGACCGCGACCGACGCCGACGTCGCGAGCGTCTACCCGCCGGCCACGTACCGGCGGCTGGCCGGCGTCAAGCGGCGCTACGACCCCGGCAACGTGTTCCGCCGTACCCACAACATCCGCCCCGAGCGCGGCTGA
- a CDS encoding SRPBCC family protein, translating into MNGPAGRLSGRIRVGLPPDEALRLFTPRGERDWVAGWSPRFPVPTTDDGAPGTVFETEAHGATTTWLVLARQPGRHISYARVTPRDRAGTVTVTVHGSGGHSEVEVTYALTALSDAAAGGLQDFADGYPAFLRSWQDAIEAWLSGPGGVRCRA; encoded by the coding sequence ATGAACGGCCCGGCGGGGCGTCTCAGCGGCCGGATCCGGGTCGGCCTGCCACCGGATGAGGCCCTGCGGCTGTTCACCCCACGTGGCGAGCGGGACTGGGTCGCGGGATGGTCGCCGCGCTTCCCGGTCCCGACCACGGACGACGGCGCACCGGGCACCGTCTTCGAGACCGAGGCCCATGGCGCGACGACGACCTGGCTGGTCCTGGCCCGGCAGCCGGGCCGGCACATCTCCTACGCCCGCGTGACCCCACGCGATCGGGCCGGGACGGTCACCGTCACCGTCCACGGCTCAGGCGGTCACAGTGAGGTCGAGGTCACGTACGCCCTCACGGCGCTCAGCGATGCCGCCGCAGGGGGCCTCCAGGACTTCGCCGACGGATATCCCGCCTTCCTCCGGTCCTGGCAGGACGCCATCGAGGCCTGGCTGTCCGGACCGGGCGGCGTACGCTGCCGAGCATGA
- a CDS encoding TetR/AcrR family transcriptional regulator has protein sequence MPTGVAIRDVREQLFAAAERVLLRYGPNALTSRAVTTEAGCAKGVLHRHFADFDAFLAELVLDRIGRIEDQATALRDSAGTGTVAGNLGGALTDLFASVAVAIVGLITFRDELRARLRQATRPGVPVLSEAVAMLASYLTAEREMGRIAADADVDTLALALVGAGHLLFAGRQETPPEPGDVDKVVTTVIADVVQRRLL, from the coding sequence GTGCCGACAGGGGTGGCCATCCGCGACGTCCGCGAGCAGTTGTTCGCCGCCGCCGAACGCGTCCTGCTCCGGTACGGGCCGAACGCGCTGACCAGCCGGGCGGTCACCACGGAGGCGGGCTGCGCCAAGGGCGTTCTGCACCGGCACTTCGCCGACTTCGACGCCTTCCTCGCCGAGCTCGTGCTCGACCGCATCGGCCGGATCGAGGACCAGGCCACCGCCCTGCGCGACTCCGCCGGGACCGGCACCGTCGCCGGCAACCTCGGCGGCGCGCTGACGGACCTGTTCGCGTCGGTCGCCGTGGCGATCGTCGGCCTCATCACCTTCCGTGACGAACTCCGCGCCCGTCTGCGCCAGGCCACGCGTCCGGGTGTCCCGGTGCTCTCCGAGGCGGTGGCCATGCTCGCCTCCTATCTCACCGCCGAGCGCGAGATGGGCCGCATCGCGGCGGATGCCGACGTCGACACGCTCGCGCTCGCGCTGGTCGGGGCCGGGCACCTGCTGTTCGCCGGCCGGCAGGAAACCCCGCCGGAGCCCGGAGACGTCGACAAGGTCGTGACCACGGTCATCGCCGACGTCGTGCAGAGACGGCTGCTCTGA
- a CDS encoding DoxX family protein, which translates to MNLALWTAAGLLAVVALVGGISKAFVPKENLAEAPGGEWTEDARVGFVKSLGVLELLAAVGLTLPAVVGIAPVLVPVTAVCWILLMVGAMITHLRHGGFNRFVVLNMAYLALAAFIAWGHSGLGSFTS; encoded by the coding sequence ATGAACTTGGCACTGTGGACCGCCGCCGGACTGCTCGCCGTGGTCGCCCTGGTCGGCGGCATCAGCAAGGCGTTCGTGCCCAAGGAGAACCTGGCCGAGGCCCCTGGCGGGGAATGGACCGAGGACGCCCGCGTCGGCTTCGTCAAGAGTCTGGGGGTCCTCGAACTCCTGGCCGCGGTCGGCCTGACCCTTCCCGCCGTGGTCGGCATCGCGCCGGTCCTGGTGCCGGTGACCGCCGTCTGCTGGATCCTGCTGATGGTCGGCGCGATGATCACCCATCTCCGCCACGGCGGTTTCAACAGGTTCGTGGTGCTGAACATGGCCTATCTCGCTCTCGCGGCATTCATCGCATGGGGCCACTCCGGCCTCGGGTCCTTCACCTCCTGA
- a CDS encoding alkaline phosphatase family protein, whose protein sequence is MNPLAGRPTRRVLTALASAFGLAAAAAGVWAGVGTANAAGSVPTPDHVVVVMMENHAYTQIIGSSSAPYINSLKSGGASLTSSYAITHPSQPNYFTIFSGATQGITDDGCYTAGFSSAPNLASELTAAGKTWGSYNETLPSQGSTTCSSGKYARKHNPWFGFSNVPTSTAKTFAQFPADYTTLPKVSFVTPNLCSDMHDCSVSTGDTWLKNNLGAYATWAKTHNSVLIVTFDEDNSLSGNKIATVFYGQPVKAGSTSATKYTHYNVLRTIEDMYGTSHAGNAASASDITGIWAS, encoded by the coding sequence GTGAACCCACTCGCCGGAAGACCCACCCGCCGTGTCCTGACCGCTCTCGCGTCCGCGTTCGGCCTCGCCGCCGCGGCCGCGGGAGTGTGGGCCGGTGTCGGCACCGCCAACGCGGCCGGAAGTGTTCCGACGCCCGACCACGTCGTGGTCGTGATGATGGAGAACCACGCGTACACCCAGATCATCGGCAGCTCCAGCGCCCCGTACATCAACTCGCTCAAGTCCGGCGGCGCGAGCCTGACCTCCTCCTACGCCATCACCCACCCGAGCCAGCCCAACTACTTCACGATCTTCTCCGGCGCGACCCAGGGCATCACCGACGACGGCTGCTACACCGCCGGGTTCAGCTCCGCGCCGAACCTCGCCTCCGAGCTCACCGCCGCCGGCAAGACCTGGGGCAGCTACAACGAGACCCTGCCCAGCCAGGGCTCGACCACCTGCAGCAGCGGCAAGTACGCGCGCAAGCACAACCCCTGGTTCGGGTTCAGCAACGTCCCGACCTCCACGGCCAAGACGTTCGCGCAGTTCCCGGCCGACTACACCACCCTGCCCAAGGTCTCCTTCGTCACCCCGAACCTGTGCAGCGACATGCACGACTGCTCGGTCTCGACCGGTGACACCTGGCTGAAGAACAACCTCGGCGCGTACGCGACCTGGGCCAAGACGCACAACAGCGTCCTCATCGTCACCTTCGACGAGGACAACAGCCTCAGCGGCAACAAGATCGCCACTGTGTTCTACGGGCAGCCGGTCAAGGCCGGCAGCACCTCCGCCACCAAGTACACCCACTACAACGTCCTGCGGACGATCGAGGACATGTACGGCACCTCGCACGCGGGCAACGCCGCCTCGGCGTCGGACATCACCGGCATCTGGGCGAGCTGA
- a CDS encoding class I SAM-dependent methyltransferase, with protein sequence MTDFDAYERDLWAGRAGAYERGFARLTARAIGPLLDTAGVTEDSRVLDLGTGPGLVAAEASRRGAKVSAVDADPQMAETAARNAPAAEVRVAVLPDLPYEDETFDAVVGNFVINHVGEPETTLKELRRLLRPGGRLALTCWVMPGSGVLAVVRDAMEEVGVPWPDDVPLSPFMEHGRPDAFAALVGGVFREAAVEHLDWDFAFDPGEWWENVATARVGSNGLVLSQQDPPTVARVKDAYYRRLAPFTGENGEVSFPAHALLARGLR encoded by the coding sequence ATGACGGACTTCGACGCGTACGAACGCGACCTGTGGGCGGGCCGGGCCGGAGCGTACGAGCGGGGCTTCGCCCGCCTGACCGCGCGGGCCATCGGACCGCTGCTGGACACGGCCGGGGTGACGGAGGACAGCCGCGTGCTCGACCTGGGCACCGGCCCGGGACTCGTGGCGGCCGAGGCGTCACGCCGGGGCGCGAAGGTCTCGGCGGTGGACGCCGACCCCCAGATGGCCGAGACGGCGGCACGTAACGCACCGGCCGCGGAGGTACGGGTCGCGGTCCTGCCCGACCTGCCGTACGAGGATGAGACCTTCGACGCGGTGGTCGGCAACTTCGTCATCAACCACGTGGGAGAGCCCGAGACGACGCTGAAGGAACTCCGCCGGCTCCTGCGGCCGGGCGGGCGGCTGGCGCTGACCTGCTGGGTGATGCCGGGCAGCGGCGTCCTGGCCGTCGTACGCGACGCGATGGAGGAGGTCGGCGTCCCCTGGCCGGACGACGTGCCCCTGAGCCCGTTCATGGAGCACGGGCGGCCGGACGCGTTCGCCGCCCTGGTGGGCGGCGTGTTCCGCGAGGCGGCGGTGGAACACCTCGACTGGGACTTCGCGTTCGACCCCGGGGAATGGTGGGAGAACGTCGCGACGGCCAGGGTCGGCTCGAACGGCCTCGTCCTGTCCCAGCAGGATCCGCCGACCGTCGCGCGGGTCAAGGACGCCTACTATCGCCGGCTCGCGCCTTTCACCGGCGAGAACGGCGAGGTCTCGTTCCCGGCCCACGCGCTGCTCGCCCGCGGTCTCCGCTGA
- a CDS encoding SGNH/GDSL hydrolase family protein, with protein sequence MAIASGVALLALGGASVSAGAAPRARPTGPWAGTWQGTMAAAMDGGCADCTIRDVVHTSIGGTAVRVRLSNVFGTAPLLVGHTTVALPAVPGTAQVAPGTLRQVTFHRRAAVTVAPGAEAVSDPVLLTVPARHDLLVTTYTPGRRVRMSYHPIAMRHSFFAGGADVANALDASAFPSPTVVWRFVSGVDVAGATAAPGSIVALGDSITDGYRSSDDADHRWTDVLTGRLLRGPAQRRFGVLNAGIGGNRVLLDDGEDGPSALHRLDRDVLSRPGVRTVIVLEGINDIQRAPYQLDAAKITAGLAEIAVRSRARGLRVIGGTLTPFGGCSCYTARKERTRQAVNSWIRTGGAFDAVVDFDAVLRDARHPHRMRPAYDSGDHLHPGDAGYAAMGDAVDLSTL encoded by the coding sequence GTGGCCATCGCGTCCGGAGTCGCGCTCCTTGCTCTCGGCGGCGCGTCCGTCTCCGCGGGCGCGGCGCCACGTGCCCGGCCCACCGGTCCGTGGGCCGGCACCTGGCAGGGCACGATGGCCGCCGCGATGGACGGTGGCTGCGCGGACTGCACGATCCGCGACGTCGTCCACACGAGCATCGGGGGCACGGCCGTACGCGTGCGGCTCTCGAACGTCTTCGGCACCGCTCCCCTGCTCGTGGGGCACACGACGGTGGCACTGCCCGCGGTCCCCGGCACCGCGCAGGTGGCACCCGGCACTCTGCGCCAGGTCACCTTCCACCGGAGGGCGGCGGTCACGGTGGCGCCGGGCGCCGAGGCCGTCAGCGACCCGGTCCTCCTCACGGTGCCCGCCCGCCATGACCTGCTCGTCACCACGTACACGCCCGGTCGCCGGGTCCGGATGAGCTATCACCCGATCGCGATGCGGCACTCCTTCTTCGCCGGGGGCGCCGACGTGGCGAACGCCCTGGACGCGAGCGCGTTCCCCTCCCCCACGGTGGTCTGGCGCTTCGTCTCGGGCGTCGACGTCGCCGGCGCGACCGCGGCTCCCGGCTCGATCGTGGCGCTCGGCGACTCCATCACCGACGGCTACCGGTCCTCCGACGACGCCGACCACCGGTGGACCGACGTCCTCACCGGACGGCTGCTGCGCGGTCCGGCACAGCGCAGGTTCGGCGTGCTCAACGCCGGGATCGGCGGCAACCGCGTCCTCCTGGACGACGGCGAGGACGGCCCGTCCGCGCTCCACCGTCTCGACCGGGACGTGCTCTCGCGGCCGGGCGTGCGCACGGTGATCGTGCTGGAGGGGATCAACGACATCCAGCGGGCCCCGTACCAGCTCGATGCCGCCAAGATCACCGCGGGGCTCGCCGAGATCGCCGTACGGTCCCGCGCACGCGGCCTGCGCGTCATCGGCGGCACGCTCACGCCCTTCGGTGGCTGCTCGTGCTACACGGCGCGTAAGGAGCGCACCCGGCAGGCCGTGAACTCCTGGATCCGGACCGGCGGCGCGTTCGACGCGGTCGTCGACTTCGACGCCGTGCTCCGCGACGCCCGCCACCCCCACCGCATGCGCCCGGCGTACGACTCGGGCGACCATCTGCACCCGGGTGACGCGGGATACGCGGCGATGGGGGACGCCGTGGACCTTTCGACGCTGTAG
- a CDS encoding discoidin domain-containing protein, with protein sequence MVVDLGATYALDRITLNWQPGRATPAVISVSGDGLTYRQLTTAAGKGDETLPLGGATARYVAIQAPRWEGNTGLSEVAVFPAD encoded by the coding sequence ATGGTGGTCGACCTGGGCGCGACGTACGCCCTGGACCGGATCACCCTGAACTGGCAGCCGGGCCGCGCCACACCGGCGGTCATCTCGGTCTCCGGCGACGGGCTCACCTACCGTCAGCTCACCACCGCCGCAGGCAAGGGCGACGAGACGCTGCCGCTCGGCGGCGCGACCGCCCGCTACGTCGCCATCCAGGCCCCACGCTGGGAGGGCAACACCGGCCTGAGTGAGGTCGCGGTCTTTCCGGCGGACTGA
- a CDS encoding TolB family protein, which translates to MSTGQPMNHRNRLLVLAAAVAVLAVVATASVLHAAGRADRKDQAQAGGPPIAAGHVSLAASAERLMVFRNMAWGPHRDELSTVPAAAPDGPRTASGVKCLRFYAAAGTGICLQAVHGAVQDTYRAVVLDSRLHELRRFPLGGIPTRARVSPSGRMVSWTVFVSGDSYAGTAFSTRTSIVDTRTWQLASSLESYAITREGHAYRAADVNFWGVTFADDTRFYATLATGGKTYLVQGDAAAHTVRTLRENVECPSLSPDGTRLVFKKRVKGLSPDAPWRLYALDLHTMRETPLAEHRSVDDQVVWSDAHTVVYSLAGDYGSDLWTVPADGTGTARRIMTAALAPAYVGG; encoded by the coding sequence ATGAGCACCGGGCAGCCGATGAACCACCGCAACCGCCTGCTCGTCCTGGCCGCCGCGGTGGCGGTGCTGGCCGTCGTCGCGACCGCGTCCGTTCTGCACGCCGCGGGCCGCGCCGACCGCAAGGACCAGGCACAGGCCGGCGGGCCGCCGATCGCCGCCGGGCACGTCTCGCTCGCCGCGAGCGCCGAGCGGCTGATGGTCTTCCGGAACATGGCCTGGGGACCGCACCGGGACGAGCTCTCCACCGTCCCGGCCGCCGCGCCCGACGGCCCGCGTACCGCCTCGGGGGTGAAGTGCCTGCGGTTCTACGCGGCCGCCGGCACCGGGATCTGCCTGCAGGCCGTCCACGGAGCCGTGCAGGACACGTACCGCGCCGTCGTCCTGGACTCCCGCCTGCACGAGCTGCGCCGCTTTCCGCTCGGCGGCATCCCGACACGTGCCCGGGTCTCGCCCAGCGGCCGGATGGTCTCCTGGACCGTGTTCGTCAGCGGCGACTCCTACGCGGGCACCGCGTTCTCCACCCGTACCTCGATCGTCGACACACGGACCTGGCAGCTGGCGAGCAGCCTGGAGTCCTACGCCATCACCAGGGAGGGCCACGCGTACCGGGCCGCCGACGTCAACTTCTGGGGCGTGACGTTCGCCGACGACACCCGTTTCTACGCGACCCTCGCGACCGGCGGGAAGACCTACCTCGTACAGGGCGACGCCGCCGCGCACACCGTCCGCACCCTGCGGGAGAACGTCGAGTGCCCGTCCCTGTCCCCCGACGGCACGCGGCTCGTGTTCAAGAAACGCGTCAAGGGACTGTCGCCGGACGCCCCCTGGCGGCTGTACGCGCTGGACCTGCACACGATGCGCGAGACACCCCTGGCCGAGCACCGCAGCGTCGACGACCAGGTCGTCTGGTCCGACGCCCACACCGTCGTCTACTCCCTGGCCGGCGACTACGGCAGCGACCTGTGGACCGTCCCGGCGGACGGCACGGGCACCGCACGACGAATCATGACCGCGGCACTCGCCCCCGCTTACGTCGGCGGCTGA
- a CDS encoding alpha/beta fold hydrolase, giving the protein MPYITVGEENGSPVELYYEDHGSGAPVVLIHGWPLSGRSWEKQVPALVEDGYRVITYDRRGFGSSSQPWDGYDYDTFAADLNTLLERLDLTGVTLVGFSMGGGEVARYVGRYDSGRVAKAVFAAAVPPYLFKSEDNPEGGIDEATVTGFHDGLRADRIAFLDGFVTNFFAVNGRTDLVSEQQRAYNVTIAAAASPKGTLDCTTAFSTTDFREDLKAFTFPTLVIHGDADAIVPFEVSGKRTAEAIENSKLVVVKDAPHGLNVTHADTFNAELLAFLRS; this is encoded by the coding sequence ATGCCGTACATCACCGTCGGCGAGGAGAACGGCTCTCCCGTGGAGCTGTACTACGAGGACCATGGTTCGGGAGCACCCGTGGTCCTGATCCACGGCTGGCCGCTGTCCGGCCGGTCATGGGAGAAGCAGGTGCCCGCGCTGGTCGAGGACGGGTACCGGGTCATCACCTATGACCGGCGTGGATTCGGCTCCTCGTCCCAGCCCTGGGACGGTTATGACTACGACACGTTCGCGGCCGACCTGAACACCCTGCTCGAACGCCTGGACCTGACCGGCGTGACGCTGGTGGGCTTCTCCATGGGCGGCGGGGAGGTCGCCCGCTACGTCGGCAGGTACGACAGCGGACGCGTCGCCAAGGCGGTGTTCGCCGCCGCCGTCCCGCCGTACCTGTTCAAGTCCGAGGACAACCCCGAGGGCGGCATCGACGAGGCCACGGTCACCGGCTTCCACGACGGCCTGCGGGCCGACCGCATCGCGTTCCTCGACGGGTTCGTGACGAACTTCTTCGCCGTGAACGGCCGTACGGACCTGGTCAGCGAGCAGCAGCGCGCCTACAACGTCACGATCGCCGCCGCCGCCTCGCCCAAGGGCACGCTGGACTGCACGACGGCGTTCTCCACCACCGACTTCCGCGAGGACCTGAAGGCGTTCACCTTCCCGACCCTGGTCATCCACGGCGACGCCGACGCCATCGTGCCGTTCGAGGTCAGCGGAAAGCGCACCGCCGAGGCGATCGAGAACAGCAAGCTGGTCGTGGTCAAGGACGCTCCCCACGGGCTCAACGTCACCCACGCCGACACCTTCAACGCCGAGCTGCTGGCGTTCCTGCGTTCCTGA